A single Brevundimonas sp. M20 DNA region contains:
- a CDS encoding GntR family transcriptional regulator, whose translation MPKVAPADQTELLADPPNTEPATHTVLSTLRERILTGQIAPGSRLRAEALATEMNVSRTPIRSALAVLSAEGVVQYSVNRGYMVRSVTIGDILASIEVRAALEGTAARLSVEYGWEPSELELVAACIAKGRAIVDRGAWSAVIEAEWYELNWIIHRAINIAARNPVLRNAMRMTILAPVTGDVIRTSPVVAAQVPQRLRQIPSTPPEHIRRSQEDHEEILAAIRADDPNAAERLMTAHVMATKARVHALATLR comes from the coding sequence ATGCCCAAGGTCGCGCCTGCCGATCAAACCGAACTGTTGGCCGACCCGCCCAACACCGAGCCCGCCACCCATACGGTGCTGTCCACCTTGCGGGAACGAATCCTGACCGGTCAGATCGCGCCCGGGTCCCGGCTGCGCGCCGAGGCCCTGGCCACGGAGATGAACGTCTCACGCACGCCGATCCGCAGCGCCTTGGCCGTACTGTCCGCCGAAGGCGTGGTCCAGTACAGCGTCAATCGGGGCTACATGGTCCGGTCCGTGACCATCGGCGATATTCTCGCCTCGATCGAGGTGCGGGCGGCGCTGGAGGGGACGGCGGCGCGGCTGTCCGTTGAATACGGATGGGAGCCGTCGGAGCTGGAGCTTGTCGCCGCCTGCATCGCCAAGGGGCGCGCGATCGTCGATCGGGGGGCCTGGTCCGCCGTTATTGAGGCCGAGTGGTATGAGCTCAACTGGATCATCCATCGGGCGATCAACATCGCGGCGCGCAACCCCGTCCTGCGCAATGCCATGCGCATGACCATCCTGGCGCCCGTGACGGGGGACGTCATCCGGACGTCGCCCGTGGTGGCCGCTCAGGTCCCCCAGCGGCTCCGGCAGATCCCATCGACGCCCCCGGAGCATATCCGGCGGTCTCAGGAGGACCACGAGGAGATCCTCGCGGCGATACGGGCCGACGATCCGAACGCGGCCGAGCGCCTGATGACCGCCCACGTCATGGCGACCAAGGCCAGGGTTCATGCCCTGGCGACGCTTCGCTGA
- a CDS encoding MipA/OmpV family protein → MFLSLPRLTTATAAGLLVLALAPSAFAQDGEDDGFHPLVGVAGLYRPQFRGSDDYEFQPLPFIGFQYELGGRTLSMEGLDLKLDLLSGDRFQAGPILGWRSGRDDDIDNAVVRLLPSIDGTVEGGVFANIGWNVGSGRIGAGAKVLADLGGVDGGYTVTADLSWAAPVSDRLSYSVGANIVWADEDYMQTYYGVTAVGAAASGLAAYRADSGVESVGLSASARYQLNARWGIALLASYDRLLDQAADTPIVTQEGSENQARVGFAVYRAF, encoded by the coding sequence ATGTTCCTCTCCTTGCCCAGACTGACGACCGCGACCGCGGCAGGTCTCCTCGTCCTCGCGCTCGCCCCGTCCGCCTTCGCCCAGGACGGCGAAGACGACGGGTTCCACCCGCTGGTGGGCGTCGCCGGCCTCTATCGTCCGCAGTTCCGGGGCTCTGACGATTACGAGTTCCAGCCGCTTCCCTTCATAGGATTCCAGTACGAGCTTGGCGGCCGCACACTGTCGATGGAGGGCCTGGACCTCAAGCTCGACCTCTTGTCCGGCGATCGGTTCCAGGCCGGCCCGATCCTCGGCTGGCGGTCCGGCCGAGACGACGATATCGACAACGCCGTCGTCCGCCTTCTTCCCAGCATCGACGGCACGGTCGAGGGCGGCGTCTTTGCGAACATCGGATGGAATGTGGGTTCGGGGCGGATCGGCGCGGGCGCCAAGGTGCTCGCCGATCTGGGCGGCGTCGACGGGGGCTATACGGTCACGGCCGACCTCTCCTGGGCCGCTCCGGTCAGCGACAGACTGAGCTACAGCGTCGGCGCCAATATCGTCTGGGCCGACGAGGACTATATGCAAACCTACTACGGCGTGACCGCCGTCGGCGCGGCGGCCTCGGGTCTGGCCGCCTACCGGGCCGACTCCGGCGTCGAAAGCGTCGGCCTTTCGGCCTCCGCGCGTTACCAGCTGAACGCCCGCTGGGGAATCGCGCTGCTGGCGTCCTACGACCGCCTGCTGGATCAAGCCGCGGATACGCCGATCGTGACCCAGGAGGGCTCGGAAAACCAGGCCCGGGTCGGCTTCGCCGTCTATCGGGCCTTCTGA
- a CDS encoding AbrB family transcriptional regulator has product MTPETGDRGPTPLSRTWRWAALVAVSAAFVLMLQAIRAPAALLLGPMAAGLLFGLRGATIRPAPLVFGAAQALVGCLIAASATAGFWGGVLAHLPLYVGLAASTLAVCLGFGWVMAARGWLPGTTAIWALAPGASTAMVLMSGALGGDRRLVAIIHYLRLLIVALLAMGLAQLKGSAPAHPPAAWFDFADPVGVGITLALAAAAGWAGKVSRMPAGPFLVPMLAGSALQAMGVLRLELPVLVAAFAYAVVGWSVGLGFTREALAYSARMLPRVLAALAALLAGCGGLAVGVKVITGVDWLTAWLVTSPGGTDTILIIATSTPVDLPFILGGQLVRFLMVLAIGPFLARRLAQRLTREPPTPSPRRKILPDLFRRNRS; this is encoded by the coding sequence ATGACGCCTGAGACGGGGGACCGCGGCCCGACCCCGCTGTCCCGTACTTGGCGATGGGCGGCCCTGGTGGCCGTATCGGCGGCGTTCGTCCTGATGCTGCAGGCGATCCGCGCGCCGGCGGCGCTGCTGCTGGGGCCTATGGCTGCCGGTCTTCTGTTCGGGCTGAGAGGCGCGACGATCCGGCCGGCTCCGCTGGTCTTCGGCGCCGCCCAGGCCCTGGTCGGTTGCCTGATCGCCGCCTCGGCGACGGCCGGGTTCTGGGGCGGGGTTCTCGCTCATCTTCCCCTCTATGTCGGGCTCGCCGCCTCGACCCTGGCCGTCTGCCTGGGGTTCGGTTGGGTGATGGCGGCCCGCGGATGGCTGCCGGGCACGACGGCGATCTGGGCGCTGGCCCCGGGAGCCTCCACCGCCATGGTCCTGATGTCCGGAGCGTTGGGCGGGGATCGGCGTCTGGTCGCCATCATCCACTATCTGCGGCTGCTCATCGTCGCCTTGCTGGCCATGGGGCTCGCCCAGCTGAAAGGGTCGGCCCCCGCCCACCCGCCCGCGGCCTGGTTCGACTTCGCAGACCCGGTCGGCGTGGGAATCACCTTGGCCTTGGCCGCCGCCGCCGGCTGGGCGGGAAAGGTCTCGAGGATGCCGGCGGGGCCTTTTCTCGTCCCCATGCTGGCGGGTTCGGCGCTGCAGGCCATGGGCGTGCTGCGTCTCGAACTGCCGGTCCTTGTCGCGGCGTTCGCCTATGCCGTGGTCGGATGGAGCGTCGGCCTGGGGTTCACCCGCGAAGCCCTGGCCTACAGCGCACGCATGCTGCCGCGCGTCCTGGCCGCCTTGGCGGCGCTGCTTGCCGGTTGCGGGGGGCTGGCGGTCGGGGTCAAGGTGATCACCGGGGTCGACTGGCTGACCGCCTGGCTGGTGACCAGCCCGGGGGGAACCGACACCATCCTGATCATCGCCACGTCCACGCCGGTGGATCTGCCCTTCATCCTGGGAGGACAGCTGGTGCGTTTTCTGATGGTGCTGGCGATCGGTCCCTTCCTGGCGCGGAGGCTGGCGCAACGCCTGACGCGCGAACCGCCCACGCCGTCGCCCCGCCGCAAGATCCTCCCTGATCTGTTCCGCCGAAACCGCTCATGA
- a CDS encoding RNA polymerase sigma factor, whose protein sequence is MDAAPTAPMDRLETAFLDLRLELLARARAIDPSGDPEDVLHEVWIRLRGVREPVVNPRGYLMRMIYTAVVDRRRSLRRSAARDGSWAAERRPDGDPTAAPAEAERNLIARETLQRVDACLRGLGEPTNSIFRRYRFGGEPQRQIAADLGFAVSTVEKHLQKAYVALHRLRGERG, encoded by the coding sequence ATGGACGCCGCGCCGACCGCCCCGATGGACCGCCTGGAAACCGCCTTCCTGGACCTGCGCCTGGAGCTGCTGGCGCGTGCGCGGGCGATCGATCCGTCGGGCGACCCGGAGGACGTCCTGCACGAGGTGTGGATCCGGCTTCGGGGCGTTCGCGAGCCCGTGGTCAATCCGCGCGGCTATCTGATGCGGATGATCTACACCGCCGTCGTGGACCGGCGACGGTCCCTGCGCCGGTCCGCCGCCCGGGACGGCAGCTGGGCGGCCGAGCGCCGCCCGGACGGCGACCCGACCGCCGCCCCCGCCGAGGCCGAGCGCAACCTTATCGCGCGCGAGACTCTCCAGCGCGTCGACGCCTGCCTCCGGGGTCTGGGCGAACCGACCAATTCGATCTTCCGCCGCTATCGCTTCGGCGGCGAGCCGCAGCGCCAGATCGCGGCCGATCTGGGCTTCGCGGTCAGCACGGTCGAAAAGCACCTTCAGAAGGCCTATGTCGCCCTTCACCGCCTCAGGGGAGAACGGGGATGA
- a CDS encoding autotransporter outer membrane beta-barrel domain-containing protein, with product MTRPFMAGNGSRLALTAGVAAAALTLAAGQARAQVHPNDACGAPVDGVVTCSADNRYDNGVWYGGEMTTDVFIRLEDGVFIAPVDYRAGLHTVTQNAGITYDGAGASVTTRNATAVSALVEGAGDIFIRMGDVFAVSDGETGADGVATFNHEGTTVIEVDRVSTVGDYARGISAESLIGDITVRAGSVETRGAYAEGVVVSTDGAIRIDVGSVTTNGELALGVVADGGLGSIWITADTVDTTGFAADGVTAFGAGPIAVSVNQIRGEGDYVWGVRVGNGGFDADGNAYFGDTQISVGSINLVGDNNQGVNLDTLGSGFVSVGDISIEGANGAGVAVTADGGATVYVGSLQLSGENTVGVAIATRDGLALADVGSVTSDRGGGVVVQSEAGSAQANVRFADVGGDFTYGVAAASQSGNASARADEVVTRGYNAQALYVSSLFGSVQGVLGSAVTYGDISRGVFATGREARVTVTGAISTSGLASEGVLVRATSGDADVFAAGPVETLGDQAVGLSVDSSYGATRVRAAGPVTTRGLEAHGIFGLGQHGDTLIAADSVVTSGDGADGIRARTRFEELQGGDFPPPFAFDGDIEVSVRRVEVSGAGSMGVSARGLGDARLTVGDALAYDSFALDANMIGAARIDLHGTARSTLGTAISAQGESVAVTIGAGARVEGGVDGLVLAAGARCVLPNTGQAGWVNPCPNPGYDQLPFETPFPPQPFGLGGVATVANAGVVVAGSGHAVRITDGALSLRNTGQIFGSLSTAGGDDRFENAGLWEIGRDSEFGGGVDLLVNTGVVRFGEGASPRAFVLRDLERFENAGLIDLRNGAIGDRLTVSGAFIGLSGSTVALDVDLAGSVADRIVIAGAATGTTYLTLNGDYSQATLGTPQGIVVAEVGAGSSVGAFAMAEGEGDRGFVGHSLSYDADARRYALQTAASAAAYRQTGLLQALDSVWTSSADLWRSQAARTRDLGVSGDADGGFWFALQTGESSRDWTTETAGGDAVALDYRQDRQGAQFGYDQPINETLRLGVTGGYGRSTLEYRQSVDAFDVSTFSLGGYAAATRGRAFAGLLVKYDRHETDVASGALSREVELSGSSWGAEGEVGYRFGGAGLFVEPLGGLRWMRSSADDLTNGAQTLAFEDADDVALRLGLRVGGSTAMPGGGRLGFYGGAAVLRSFGDDYGLRLTSGETAWVETDRVETWGEGRFGVSYRNASGLETFAEGQADLGSDYDALSATVGMRVRF from the coding sequence ATGACTCGCCCATTCATGGCCGGAAACGGCTCGCGGCTCGCCCTGACCGCCGGCGTCGCCGCCGCCGCCCTCACCCTGGCCGCCGGCCAGGCCCGGGCCCAGGTTCACCCCAACGACGCCTGCGGCGCGCCCGTCGACGGGGTCGTCACCTGTTCGGCGGACAACCGCTATGACAACGGCGTCTGGTACGGCGGCGAAATGACGACGGACGTCTTCATCCGTCTCGAGGACGGGGTCTTCATCGCACCGGTCGACTATCGCGCCGGGCTGCATACTGTCACGCAGAACGCGGGGATCACCTATGACGGGGCCGGAGCCTCCGTGACGACGCGCAATGCGACCGCGGTCTCGGCCCTTGTCGAGGGCGCCGGCGACATCTTCATCCGCATGGGCGACGTCTTCGCCGTCTCCGACGGGGAGACGGGCGCCGACGGCGTCGCGACGTTCAATCACGAGGGGACGACCGTTATCGAGGTCGATCGGGTGTCGACCGTCGGCGACTACGCCAGGGGTATTTCCGCCGAGAGTCTGATCGGAGACATCACCGTGCGCGCGGGGTCGGTCGAGACCCGCGGCGCCTACGCCGAGGGCGTTGTGGTCTCCACCGATGGCGCGATCCGGATCGATGTGGGCTCGGTGACGACGAACGGCGAACTCGCGTTGGGCGTCGTCGCCGATGGCGGACTTGGATCCATCTGGATCACGGCCGACACGGTGGACACCACCGGCTTCGCGGCGGACGGCGTCACCGCCTTCGGCGCCGGCCCGATCGCGGTAAGCGTCAACCAGATCCGCGGGGAAGGCGATTACGTCTGGGGCGTGCGCGTCGGAAATGGGGGATTTGACGCCGATGGGAACGCCTATTTCGGCGACACCCAGATCAGCGTCGGATCGATCAATCTGGTCGGCGACAACAACCAGGGGGTTAACCTCGACACCCTCGGCTCCGGTTTCGTCAGCGTGGGCGATATTTCGATCGAGGGCGCCAACGGCGCGGGCGTGGCCGTCACGGCGGACGGCGGTGCGACCGTCTATGTCGGGTCGCTCCAGTTGAGCGGCGAGAACACCGTGGGCGTCGCGATCGCCACGCGGGACGGGCTCGCCCTCGCCGACGTCGGGTCCGTGACCAGCGACCGGGGCGGGGGCGTCGTCGTCCAGAGCGAGGCGGGCTCCGCCCAGGCGAACGTGCGCTTCGCGGACGTCGGCGGGGACTTCACCTACGGGGTCGCCGCGGCGAGTCAGAGCGGAAACGCCAGCGCCCGTGCGGACGAGGTCGTGACACGCGGGTACAATGCGCAGGCTCTGTATGTCTCCAGCCTGTTCGGGTCCGTGCAGGGCGTCCTGGGCTCGGCCGTCACATACGGGGATATCTCGCGAGGCGTCTTCGCGACGGGCCGTGAGGCGAGGGTGACGGTGACGGGCGCCATTTCGACGAGCGGCCTGGCGTCGGAAGGCGTGTTGGTCCGGGCGACGTCGGGAGACGCCGATGTGTTCGCGGCGGGGCCGGTCGAGACGCTGGGCGATCAGGCGGTCGGTCTGTCCGTCGACAGCAGCTATGGGGCCACGCGGGTGCGGGCCGCCGGTCCGGTCACGACCCGGGGCCTCGAGGCTCACGGCATCTTCGGACTGGGCCAGCATGGCGATACGCTGATCGCCGCCGACTCCGTCGTCACCTCGGGAGACGGCGCCGACGGCATCCGCGCCCGAACGCGCTTCGAGGAGCTGCAGGGCGGCGACTTCCCCCCGCCGTTCGCGTTCGACGGGGACATCGAGGTCTCGGTGCGGCGGGTCGAGGTGAGCGGCGCGGGCTCCATGGGCGTCAGCGCGCGGGGTCTGGGCGATGCGCGACTGACGGTGGGGGATGCGCTTGCCTATGACAGCTTCGCCCTTGACGCCAATATGATCGGCGCCGCCCGGATCGACCTGCACGGGACCGCGCGCTCGACCTTGGGGACCGCCATCTCCGCCCAGGGAGAGAGCGTGGCTGTCACGATCGGCGCCGGAGCCAGGGTGGAAGGCGGCGTCGACGGCCTGGTGCTCGCGGCCGGGGCGCGCTGCGTGCTGCCCAACACGGGGCAGGCCGGCTGGGTCAATCCCTGCCCGAATCCGGGCTACGATCAGCTGCCCTTCGAGACCCCGTTCCCGCCTCAGCCGTTCGGACTGGGCGGCGTCGCCACCGTGGCCAACGCCGGTGTCGTCGTCGCGGGATCCGGGCATGCCGTGCGGATCACCGACGGGGCGCTTTCGCTGCGCAACACCGGCCAGATCTTCGGCTCACTCTCGACGGCCGGCGGCGACGATCGCTTCGAGAACGCCGGCCTGTGGGAGATCGGCCGGGACAGCGAGTTCGGCGGCGGCGTGGACCTCCTGGTCAACACGGGCGTGGTCCGCTTCGGGGAAGGGGCGTCTCCCCGGGCCTTCGTCCTGCGCGATCTCGAGCGTTTCGAGAACGCCGGGCTCATCGATCTGCGCAACGGGGCCATCGGTGATCGGTTGACGGTGTCGGGGGCGTTCATCGGCCTGAGCGGCTCGACCGTCGCCCTGGACGTCGACCTCGCAGGGAGCGTTGCGGACCGTATCGTGATCGCCGGCGCCGCCACGGGCACGACCTATCTGACCCTGAACGGCGACTATTCCCAGGCGACCCTGGGGACGCCGCAGGGCATCGTCGTGGCGGAGGTCGGCGCGGGCTCCTCCGTCGGCGCCTTCGCCATGGCGGAGGGTGAAGGTGACCGGGGCTTTGTCGGGCACAGTCTCTCCTACGACGCCGACGCGCGCCGCTATGCGCTGCAGACGGCGGCGAGCGCGGCCGCCTACCGGCAGACGGGGCTTCTGCAGGCCCTGGATTCGGTCTGGACCTCGAGCGCGGATCTGTGGCGCTCGCAAGCGGCGCGCACGCGCGATCTGGGCGTCTCGGGCGACGCGGACGGCGGGTTCTGGTTCGCCCTGCAGACGGGCGAGTCCTCGCGAGACTGGACGACGGAAACGGCGGGAGGCGACGCCGTCGCGCTGGACTATCGACAGGATCGTCAGGGCGCCCAGTTCGGCTATGATCAGCCGATCAACGAAACTCTCCGTCTGGGCGTGACCGGGGGCTATGGCCGGTCCACGCTCGAGTACCGTCAGTCCGTCGACGCGTTCGATGTCTCGACCTTCAGCCTGGGCGGCTACGCCGCCGCGACCCGGGGAAGAGCCTTCGCCGGCCTGCTGGTGAAATATGATCGTCACGAGACGGATGTGGCCAGCGGCGCCCTGTCGCGGGAGGTCGAACTCAGCGGCTCGAGCTGGGGCGCGGAAGGCGAGGTCGGCTACCGCTTCGGCGGGGCCGGTCTGTTCGTCGAGCCCTTGGGAGGCCTTCGCTGGATGCGCTCCTCCGCCGACGATCTGACCAACGGCGCCCAGACCCTGGCCTTCGAAGACGCCGACGATGTCGCGCTCCGCCTCGGCCTGCGCGTCGGCGGTTCGACCGCGATGCCCGGCGGCGGCCGCTTGGGCTTCTACGGGGGGGCGGCCGTGCTGCGGAGCTTCGGCGACGATTACGGACTACGCCTGACCAGCGGCGAAACCGCATGGGTCGAGACGGATCGCGTGGAGACCTGGGGAGAGGGCCGCTTCGGCGTTTCCTACCGCAACGCCTCCGGTCTGGAGACCTTCGCCGAAGGCCAGGCGGATCTGGGCTCGGACTATGATGCACTCTCCGCGACGGTCGGCATGCGGGTGCGCTTCTAG
- a CDS encoding CitMHS family transporter: protein MPLTALQNPALLGAGMILTFMVLIMTRRLSAITALILVPLIFGLLAGAGAGLGAMMVEGVTALTPTALMLAFAVLYFGVMIDAGLFDPLVRFVLRTVGDDPVRVTIGTALLATIVSLDGDGATTALVTISAMLPVYRRLGLNPLILALLLGLATSVTNLIPWGGPTARAATALSIDPALLFLPMMPTMLAGTAFAVFVAWRMGLSERKRLGALTLQPLPLGPTCGMAVMAEDGDPEPHAEVRRPKLFFFNLALTLGLMAGLLLGLAPLPVMMMSAFAIALIVNYPSLRSQRKRIAAHAENVVNIVLLIFAAGAFTGILQGTGMVEAMAASLVSAIPPQLGPYFAPITALVSMPLTFFMSNDAFYFGILPVMAETAGHYGVPPEAIARASLTALPVHAMSPLIAAIYLVCGLLKVDVGAAQRFSLKWAVLACLVLIAAGLASAAFPFRVG, encoded by the coding sequence GTGCCCCTGACCGCTCTTCAAAATCCGGCCCTGCTGGGTGCGGGAATGATCCTGACCTTTATGGTCCTGATCATGACCCGGCGTCTGTCGGCGATCACCGCCCTGATCCTGGTGCCCTTGATCTTCGGACTGCTCGCGGGCGCGGGCGCCGGGCTCGGCGCGATGATGGTCGAAGGGGTAACGGCGCTGACGCCGACGGCGCTGATGCTGGCCTTCGCCGTCCTCTATTTCGGGGTCATGATCGACGCCGGTCTGTTCGATCCGCTGGTGCGGTTCGTGCTGCGGACGGTGGGCGACGATCCGGTGCGGGTCACCATCGGCACGGCGCTTCTGGCCACGATTGTGTCGCTGGATGGGGACGGGGCGACCACGGCCCTGGTCACTATCTCGGCCATGCTGCCGGTTTACCGTCGTCTGGGGCTCAATCCCCTCATTCTTGCGTTGCTGCTGGGGCTGGCCACCTCGGTCACCAACCTGATCCCTTGGGGCGGTCCCACCGCGCGAGCCGCCACGGCCCTGAGCATTGATCCGGCGCTGCTGTTCCTGCCGATGATGCCGACCATGCTGGCGGGCACGGCCTTCGCCGTCTTCGTCGCCTGGCGCATGGGCCTCTCCGAGCGCAAGCGTCTGGGCGCGCTGACGCTGCAGCCCCTGCCGCTGGGGCCCACGTGCGGGATGGCGGTGATGGCTGAGGACGGCGATCCCGAACCGCATGCCGAAGTGCGTCGCCCGAAGCTGTTCTTCTTCAATCTGGCGCTCACCCTTGGCCTGATGGCCGGCCTTCTGCTCGGCCTGGCGCCCTTGCCGGTGATGATGATGAGCGCCTTCGCCATCGCGCTGATCGTCAACTATCCGAGCCTGAGGTCCCAGCGGAAACGGATCGCGGCGCATGCGGAAAATGTCGTCAACATCGTGCTGCTGATCTTCGCCGCGGGCGCCTTCACCGGAATTCTGCAGGGAACCGGCATGGTCGAAGCCATGGCGGCCTCTCTGGTGTCGGCGATTCCGCCCCAGCTGGGGCCGTATTTCGCGCCGATCACCGCCCTGGTCAGTATGCCCCTGACCTTCTTCATGTCTAACGACGCCTTCTATTTCGGCATCCTGCCGGTGATGGCCGAGACGGCCGGCCACTATGGCGTGCCGCCGGAGGCGATCGCGCGGGCGTCCCTGACCGCCCTGCCGGTTCACGCCATGAGCCCGCTGATCGCGGCCATCTATCTGGTCTGCGGTCTGCTCAAGGTCGATGTGGGGGCCGCGCAGCGGTTCTCGCTCAAGTGGGCCGTCCTGGCCTGCCTCGTTCTGATCGCGGCGGGGCTGGCCTCAGCCGCCTTCCCGTTCCGGGTCGGGTGA
- a CDS encoding TonB-dependent receptor — translation MDFNSRKALATGVAMTALMTAASAWAQAAPPPQEPQTSQLDEVIVTAQRRTQRLQDVPVTVTAFGAEELEQARIKDVDDVATRTPGLQFDAFPASQPRIAIRGIGSTDRGAAGDPSAAVFLDEIYLGRPGMVAFDAFDIERIEVLKGPQGTLYGRNVVGGAINVVTQRPDLNAFGASTEATIGNYGRLEGAAVVNAPFADGRAAVRASGSWRTHDGYTDNSFTGGEVDDQDTLSGRIQIAAEPSDTVRLAFTIDGTRDRAAGPANRVLDLDDSDPLSMFWTPNPDRDSFAGSTDGYQNRDTWGLRAEAQFDLSFATLTYLGGYRNLDYSTAYDFDGGNPTTNFIQISGGNDEQTDASSHELRLSSLPGSPVQWVAGLYNYNSDTRRLDTLILDLGGEGTETYTQDAQLTSYAVFGDVTVPIGERFSLIAGLRYSEDEKDYRISNTAGDSIFRGEEAFDVSASATFDALTWRVGADYKLADNHLLYVMVSRGFKSGGFQDLPGTAAEAADPFEPEYATQFEIGQKSTFLDGRLIWNNTLYTIDYTDLQTRRTLPSGQVLTDNAGAATINGYETYLSWRPFGGARIVAGYGYTDATFDDYVVDDVTNYAGNRIARAPRHKLVLSPSYDWDLADGAVIRAAIDYRYESLIYEDNSNTGPERREPTNMYDARIIYTPASDRWSVSLWGKNLSDEVTRSFQGAFLGANFGAYAPPRTYGLSFNWTL, via the coding sequence ATGGACTTCAACAGCCGCAAGGCGCTGGCGACCGGCGTAGCTATGACTGCTCTGATGACAGCCGCCTCCGCCTGGGCGCAGGCCGCGCCCCCGCCGCAGGAGCCTCAGACGTCGCAACTCGACGAGGTGATCGTCACCGCCCAGAGGCGCACCCAGCGCCTGCAGGACGTACCCGTCACCGTGACGGCGTTCGGCGCCGAAGAGCTCGAACAGGCGCGCATCAAGGACGTCGACGATGTGGCGACGCGAACGCCCGGCCTGCAGTTCGACGCCTTCCCGGCCTCCCAGCCGCGGATCGCCATCCGTGGGATCGGATCGACCGATCGCGGGGCCGCGGGCGATCCGAGCGCGGCGGTATTCCTGGACGAGATCTATCTGGGGCGCCCCGGGATGGTCGCCTTCGACGCCTTCGACATCGAACGGATCGAGGTGCTGAAGGGACCGCAGGGCACCCTCTACGGGCGCAACGTCGTGGGCGGGGCGATCAATGTGGTCACCCAGCGGCCCGACCTCAACGCCTTCGGAGCCTCGACAGAGGCCACCATCGGCAACTACGGCCGGCTGGAAGGGGCTGCCGTGGTGAATGCGCCGTTCGCGGACGGCCGCGCCGCTGTGCGGGCCAGCGGCAGCTGGCGCACCCACGACGGCTATACCGACAACAGCTTCACCGGCGGCGAGGTTGATGACCAGGACACCCTCAGCGGCCGCATCCAGATCGCGGCCGAACCCTCCGACACCGTCCGGCTGGCCTTCACCATCGACGGCACGCGGGATCGGGCGGCCGGTCCCGCCAACCGGGTGCTCGACCTGGATGACAGCGACCCGCTGTCGATGTTCTGGACGCCGAACCCCGACCGCGACAGCTTCGCGGGCTCCACGGACGGCTATCAGAACCGCGACACCTGGGGCCTGAGGGCCGAGGCCCAGTTCGACCTGTCCTTCGCCACCCTGACCTATCTCGGCGGCTACCGGAACCTGGACTACAGCACCGCCTATGATTTTGACGGCGGCAATCCGACGACCAACTTCATCCAGATTTCGGGCGGCAACGACGAACAGACGGACGCCTCCAGCCACGAACTGCGGCTGTCGTCCCTGCCGGGAAGCCCGGTCCAGTGGGTGGCCGGACTCTACAACTACAACAGCGACACTCGCCGCCTCGACACCCTGATCCTCGATCTGGGCGGGGAGGGGACGGAAACCTACACCCAGGACGCCCAGCTGACGAGCTATGCGGTGTTCGGCGACGTGACCGTGCCGATCGGCGAGCGGTTCTCGCTGATCGCGGGCCTGCGCTACTCGGAAGATGAAAAAGACTACCGGATTTCCAACACCGCCGGAGATTCCATCTTCCGCGGCGAGGAGGCGTTCGACGTCTCGGCCTCGGCCACCTTCGACGCCCTGACCTGGCGCGTGGGGGCCGACTACAAGCTGGCCGACAACCACCTGCTCTATGTGATGGTGTCGCGGGGCTTCAAGAGCGGGGGCTTCCAGGATCTCCCGGGGACCGCCGCGGAGGCCGCGGACCCCTTCGAGCCGGAGTACGCCACCCAGTTCGAGATCGGCCAGAAGAGCACCTTCCTCGACGGTCGCCTCATCTGGAACAACACCCTCTACACCATCGACTACACCGACCTTCAAACGCGCCGCACCCTGCCCAGCGGCCAGGTGCTCACCGACAACGCCGGGGCCGCGACCATCAACGGCTATGAGACCTATCTGAGCTGGCGGCCCTTCGGCGGCGCGCGGATCGTGGCGGGCTACGGCTATACCGACGCCACCTTCGACGACTACGTCGTGGACGACGTGACCAACTACGCCGGCAACCGCATCGCGCGCGCGCCGAGACACAAGCTGGTCCTGTCGCCCTCCTACGACTGGGACCTGGCTGACGGCGCCGTGATCCGGGCGGCGATCGACTATCGCTACGAAAGCCTCATCTACGAGGATAACTCCAACACCGGGCCCGAGCGGCGCGAACCGACCAACATGTACGACGCCCGGATCATCTATACGCCGGCCTCCGATCGCTGGTCGGTGTCACTATGGGGCAAGAACCTCTCCGACGAGGTGACCCGCTCTTTCCAAGGGGCTTTCCTGGGGGCCAATTTCGGCGCCTATGCGCCGCCGCGCACCTACGGCCTGTCGTTCAACTGGACTCTCTGA